A stretch of Megalobrama amblycephala isolate DHTTF-2021 linkage group LG14, ASM1881202v1, whole genome shotgun sequence DNA encodes these proteins:
- the nuak1a gene encoding NUAK family SNF1-like kinase 1, translated as MDTESSQLGSNGANESELLPVDYPGGEMPASLGERRGSSVKKHHHKHNLKHRYELFETLGRGTYGKVKKAIERHTGRVVAIKSIRKEKIKDEQDMVHIRREIEIMSSLRHPHIISIYEVFENKDKIVIVMEYASKGELYDYISERRRLSERETRHFFRQIVSAVHYCHKNGVVHRDLKLENILLDENGNIKIADFGLSNLYHKDKLLQTFCGSPLYASPEIVNGRPYRGPEVDSWALGVLLYTLVYGTMPFDGGDHQRLIRQISNGEYREPPQSSDARGLIRWMLMVNPERRATIEDIANHWWVNWGWKTSVCDCQTQRENSSPMLARFIDWQNRTEVRPGKAQRPESGTNNVTNTALTPARRLRKSMKENDVGMWGVAEDKPGLKRPKSILKTRSTSGDQRSQSLCELELRRSICYQDVESGSSPEREDTLGGSPAKIVSMLPKKGILKNNQQRESGYYSSPERSESSELLGGATVQPPNSSPPKRSVGRKGILKRNGKYSTHSAVGVHGEVPADSTLSRSQSRPSSIVFEETGLSSMGLDWPPASPKPNIRGSLSAEDLLQMAGFRGLQTVAPLPGGKGARSPPGSPGDNGSFSLLADLDDVTQVYQKALDISSQLS; from the exons ATGGACACGGAATCGTCCCAGTTAGGGAGTAACGGAGCGAATGAAAGTGAGCTTCTACCGGTAGACTATCCGGGAGGAGAGATGCCAGCTTCTCTCGGTGAACGGAGAGGGTCCAGCGTGAAGAAACATCACCACAAACACAACCTGAAGCACCGCTACGAGCTGTTCGAGACCCTCGGGAGAGGTACATATGGAAAAGTGAAAAAAGCCATAGAGAGGCACACTGGACGAGTG GTGGCGATTAAATCCATTCGTAAGGAGAAGATTAAAGATGAACAAGACATGGTGCACATCCGCAGAGAGATCGAAATCATGTCTTCTCTCCGCCATCCACACATCATCTCTATATACGAAG TTTTCGAGAATAAGGATAAGATTGTGATCGTGATGGAATATGCCAGTAAGGGCGAGCTGTACGATTACATCAGTGAGCGCCGAAGGCTCAGTGAAAGGGAGACGAGACACTTCTTCAGACAGATTGTCTCTGCTGTCCATTATTGCCACAAG AACGGAGTAGTACACCGAGATCTCAAGCTGGAAAACATTCTCCTGGACGAAAACGGTAACATTAAG ATTGCAGATTTTGGTTTGTCCAACCTCTACCACAAGGACAAGCTTCTTCAAACGTTCTGCGGCAGCCCGCTGTATGCCTCCCCAGAGATTGTGAACGGACGACCATATAGAGGCCCAGAG GTTGACAGTTGGGCGCTGGGCGTATTACTCTACACTCTTGTGTACGGAACAATGCCCTTCGACGGAGGAGACCACCAAAGACTCATTCGTCAGATCAGCAATGGAGAGTACAGGGAACCGCCACAGTCATCAG ATGCTCGTGGTTTGATCCGCTGGATGTTGATGGTTAATCCAGAGCGCAGGGCTACAATTGAGGACATTGCAAATCACTGGTGGGTGAACTGGGGCTGGAAGACCAGTGTATGTGACTGCCAAACACAAAGGGAAAACAGCTCCCCCATGCTTGCCCGCTTCATTGACTGGCAGAACCGCACCGAGGTCCGTCCTGGCAAAGCCCAGCGCCCAGAGTCTGGTACCAATAATGTCACTAATACAGCCTTGACTCCAGCCCGACGTTTGAGAAAGTCCATGAAGGAGAACGATGTTGGAATGTGGGGTGTTGCGGAGGATAAGCCGGGCCTCAAGAGACCAAAGAGCATCCTGAAGACTCGGTCAACCAGTGGAGACCAACGATCTCAGAGTCTGTGTGAATTAGAGCTCAGGCGGTCCATTTGCTACCAAGACGTTGAGTCCGGCTCCAGTCCGGAGCGAGAGGACACTCTAGGTGGCTCGCCAGCCAAAATTGTGTCCATGTTACCTAAGAAAGGCATTCTGAAAAACAATCAGCAGCGCGAGTCTGGGTATTACTCCTCACCAGAGCGCAGCGAGTCCTCCGAACTGTTAGGGGGCGCTACTGTACAGCCACCTAACAGCTCACCGCCCAAACGGTCTGTCGGGAGGAAAGGAATACTGAAGCGTAATGGGAAATATTCCACACACAGTGCTGTAGGAGTCCATGGGGAGGTCCCGGCAGACTCAACCCTCTCACGGAGCCAAAGCAGACCCTCTAGCATTGTGTTCGAGGAGACGGGTCTCTCCAGCATGGGCTTGGACTGGCCGCCTGCCTCTCCGAAACCCAACATCCGGGGCTCGCTGTCTGCTGAAGACTTGCTGCAGATGGCTGGGTTTAGGGGCCTTCAGACCGTTGCACCCCTTCCCGGTGGAAAGGGTGCCCGCAGCCCTCCTGGCTCCCCTGGAGACAACGGCAGCTTCTCCTTGCTGGCCGATCTGGATGATGTTACCCAGGTGTACCAGAAAGCCCTGGACATCAGCAGCCAGCTGAGCTAG